A single window of Cytobacillus dafuensis DNA harbors:
- a CDS encoding 2-oxoacid:ferredoxin oxidoreductase subunit beta, translating into MATFKDFRNNVKPNWCPGCGDFSVQAAIQRAAANVGLEPENLAVISGIGCSGRISGYINSYGLHGIHGRSLPIAQGVKMANRDLTVIASGGDGDGFAIGMGHTIHAIRRNLNITYIVMDNQIYGLTKGQTSPRSAAGFKTKSTPEGSIEQAIAPMEMALTVGATFVAQSFSTDLKDLTALIEEGIKHDGFSLINVFSPCVTYNKVNTYDWFKENLTKLSDIEGYDSSNRAMAMQTLMNHNGLVTGLIYQDTERKSYQELLKGYSETPLTQADLKLDQAYFDKLVEEFM; encoded by the coding sequence ATGGCAACATTTAAAGATTTTCGAAATAATGTAAAACCAAACTGGTGCCCTGGCTGTGGAGACTTCTCTGTGCAAGCGGCTATCCAGCGTGCGGCTGCAAATGTTGGTTTAGAGCCTGAAAATCTAGCTGTCATTTCAGGTATTGGATGTTCTGGACGTATTTCTGGATATATTAATTCGTATGGCTTACATGGTATTCACGGCCGTTCTCTTCCAATTGCTCAAGGAGTGAAAATGGCAAATCGAGATTTAACTGTTATCGCTTCTGGCGGTGATGGAGATGGATTTGCAATTGGTATGGGGCATACTATCCATGCGATTCGTCGTAATCTAAATATTACTTATATCGTTATGGATAACCAAATTTATGGGTTAACTAAAGGTCAAACTTCACCTCGTTCAGCAGCTGGTTTTAAAACAAAATCAACTCCTGAAGGATCAATTGAGCAAGCTATTGCCCCAATGGAAATGGCATTAACAGTAGGTGCGACATTTGTAGCTCAAAGTTTCTCTACCGATCTTAAGGATTTAACAGCATTAATTGAAGAAGGGATTAAACATGACGGATTCTCTTTAATTAATGTTTTCAGTCCATGTGTAACTTACAATAAAGTTAATACATATGATTGGTTTAAAGAGAATTTAACTAAGCTTAGTGATATTGAAGGGTATGATTCTTCTAATCGTGCAATGGCAATGCAAACATTAATGAATCACAACGGCTTAGTAACAGGTTTAATTTATCAAGATACTGAGCGAAAATCATATCAAGAGCTGTTAAAAGGTTATTCAGAAACGCCATTAACTCAAGCTGATCTTAAATTAGATCAAGCATACTTTGATAAATTAGTGGAAGAATTTATGTAA